The genomic region TGCATCGCAATTACGTATCTCGGCTTTGGAGAAATTGGATGTAGAGCTCATAAAGAAAGAAAAAATGCGAGCAGAAGTTTCATTTGCAGACCAGATAAGAGCTGCCAAAAACAGAAAAGTGGAACAAGCTATGGCTGCCCCATGTACCGTGGTACTACACAACAAACCAGGGATGCATACACTTCTGCAGTCTCAGTAGTTTGTTACCATAAGAGAAAAGGAAAAAGAAGAAAAAGGAAAGTGGTGATTACTATGAACTCCACCCCTACGCCTCCTGTGTTTTCAATTTCAACATCTCATTACCCTAGATTTTCAAACTAGACAGTTTTCTTGTTTAGCTTAAGGTATCTTCTAGGTTTGTATAATGAGAAATCTTGGGACTTCTTGACACCTTTTCCAACTAGTGGCTGGAATGCCCTTTTTTCTTTCCAGGGCTTCTTGTTAAAATAACAAGAAGGTTCGGCTGCTATTTGCAGTGAACCTGTTACAAGCAGAATTTGCCTGTCGTTAACATCCTGATGCAGTTGAACGTTCAGATGAAACTCCCTACCAATTTTGGTGTTTGATTTGATGCTGTTGGATAGGTTGAGAATGTAGAACTCCCTGAGAAAACAAGGATGAATCTCCAACAGAGTTCTGTGAGGGAAAGGAATTGAAATTTTGGAGTTCATGTAAATTGTTACACATTCTCATTTGAAATGCAAGAGCATATTTCATATTTCTTTTTATCCTCGAGCTATCAGAAGGGAGCGGCACTTAAAGGAAACACAAACAGGTCAGGGTCGAGCTATCAGAAGAGAGCGGCACTTTAAGGAAATACAAACAGGTCAGGGTTGTAGTGAAGTAGGCTACAAACTATATCCATGGAAAAAGGAACAAGTAAAAGAATTACCAATGTCTGAGCATTGTCATACAAAATTTTGCTCCCTGTACTTCAGTCTTGAGAAAAGAATGTATAGATTGGCATCATGAAGTGAAATCCCATTATTCCACAGGGTCAATCTAACAATCTTGTCAAGAAGGATAAAATGCAGGATGTTATAGAAAAGATACAAAAGATACGACATAAAATGCAAATCAAAAAGCACCACAAAACAAAAATAACTAAACAGTCTGCTTTCAGCAAATTATGTGCACTACATGAAATAACTCATATTACATAGCAAAGGAATGATCCGATTATTCACATCCAGCTATGACAATGATATTATAACCACTCAGATAAAAGGCAAACCAGGTCCCGACCCAGCAAGGAGTCGAACACAAAGCTAGTAAATGAAAAACCACCTAGAGGCGCAGCCACCTAACATCTCTCTACAGCATGCCTGACTGCCTACAAAGACTGATGGCAGCATAGCATGTAACCTCAATAGCGGTTTTGACCACCACCATTGTCCCTCTCAGGTGAATAGTTAGTTTGGTATTGCGCAGGATCAGACCATGATGGCGCAGGTTGTCCTCCCATTTGTGGCGGTGGTGGCCCTCTCATATTGTTGTTTGGAGGCATCTGATTGTAGTTGTTCGGAGGCCCCTGACTGTAGTTGTTTGGAGGCCCCTGATTGTAGTTGTTTGGAGGCCCCTGATTGTAGTTGTTTGGAGGCCCCTGATTGTAGTTATTAGGCGGCCCCTGATTGTAGGTCGGCTGCCCTCCACCCCAGTTGTTGTTCGGCTGCTGCACATTGTTGTAGTTTGGTGGTGCACTCATGTTAGGAGGCATTGGAGCTCCGTTCACAGGTGGAGGAGGCATATTACTGGGTGGACTCATGTTGTTTGGAGGTCCAGCGTTGCCAGGGCCATTCGGCCCAGGTTGATTAGGCATGGGAGGGGCACCCCTATTCTGGAAATCTCTGCGCTGCATGTTTTCCCTTCTGTTGTTAAAGTTCCTTGAATTGTCAAAGTTCTTAGGTCTATCATTGCGCCTGTTTCTCTCGTTTGCCCGACTATTGTTTCTTATCCATTCCTCATGGTACTTGGGATCATATGCTACTGCTTCCCCATTGATAAAAGGTTCTCCTGACAAAACAACCAGTAGACGGATTCATGAACTAATTCTTGCAGCCAAACTATTGATAAACCATAACATAGAAACAGTTCCACATGACAAAATCACTAACATCATTGATCATCAAAGACTCTATTAAAAAGAGCAAGTACTGAAAACTTCTAATTTTACTCATTGAAAATCAAAGAAACAAGCATGTTCTTACCTCCATAATCTTTGTTCTTAACATCCAAGTACGAATCAGGAAGAACCCAGCGGACCTTTGGCAAATCTGGAAGAATATAATGAAAACACAAGTGAGATAACCCGGAAAGCCAAGCAATAATAAAAAAATACAAGCAGTTAGAGCCAGAAGTACCTTTAAGTTTGTATGAAAGCTCTTCAGACACAAGTGCACCAAATGCAAAGTAACACTTAGTGGAAACAGAGTAGATCTTCATCCTCGCTTCTTCTTCACTGGTTGAGATTCATACAGGACACAATATTAATTAGCAAGTAAACTTGCACAACTATCACATTTCAGACTGTAAATAAACTCTCGACAACGAACACGAAAAGCAAAGATGCCCACATAACTTATCATAAACCTAATTATGCTATTAACTCTCAAATTACAGCCTATCAACAAATTCCAAATAGTTGAAAGATCATAGCTACAGATTAAAACAACAAGCAACGCAAATTCCGAAAACAATACAAATCAGCAGAAATGAAAATAGTCTCTTTTCATTTCAATTACTCACAAATAGAATAAAGAGAGAGATTATTAAAACAGTAAAGAGTTCGAAATGGGTAACCTGCCGACGACCATGGCTAGGGTTTTGATGTACTCCTTGATGAGTTCCTCCCTGGTGGTGTTCTCCTCCGGCGGCTCCATGACGACGAGCCAGTGCTCGAAGTCGCAGCCATCGAGGAGGATAGTCTCCTTGGGAGGGCGGTTGGACCAGTTGGGGTTGGGATCGCGGAGCGAGGAGGTGGTGGCGTTGGCGGAGAAGCACCGGACGACGGGGGGAGAGAGCTTGCCGGCGGAGGAGATGGCGGCGCCGGCGAGGGGGCGGAGGCGGTGGAGGAGGGAGAGGGAGGAGCGGGAGTAGGCGGAGGAGAGGGTGGCGGTGGTGGCGGAGGTGGCGGTGGAGAGGGAGCGGGAGAGGAAGGAGGAGGAGAGAGGGGCTAGGGTTTTGGGGAAGGAGCGAGAGAGGAAATGGGTCGCCATGGTTTGATAAACCCGGAGATGGAAACTGGGGAGGAGATAAGAGGCCAGGGCCTTAGGGTTTTGGAGACCAGATTTTTATAGGAGTCAGAGTGAGAGATGCGACTGTATTTACCTTTTTACCCCTCGGGCACTTCTGTTTCATTCTGGAATCTGGACCAATTGTAGTTTCTAGGCAATTATTTTCTGATATATATAATTGTAAACATGGAAATTTGTGAACAAATAACACATGTACAAAATGATGATTTTCGTTCAATATTGAAAATGCAGGTACAATCTTTGTAAGTAATTCTTTCTCCGGGCTTGGTTTGGATTCAGTGGTGTTGGCCACTTCTTGAATCAGCTTGAGGTCCACAAGGGCTGCCCCTGTGGATTAGAGTTCTTCTGTTTTGGTGGTGAACGAGTCGACTCCCGATGGCTTAGTGGTTCTTCACGGAGTTTTGGTGACTTCTGAACTTTATCTCATAGTTGTATTTCAGAATGTCAAAAATCCCACTGAATTTGACCATTTCAATTGTATGTAGGCTAGCTCGCGATCGAGCTAAATCTATTTGCAATGAGGGTATTCATCAGTTAGTTTGATTTCTTTACTACCAAAGAGTTTTGGTAACCCGATAATTGATGTAAGTGTCTTCCGACTAAATGGATAAATGGGTCTGGTTTAAGGGACGCTCTTTTTTACACCATTTTGTAGTCATTAGATTCTCTACCATTTAATGGTTAAGATTAATTGCAATTATGACATGAAGTGGAATGTAAATTTCAGTACCTTTTTTTTTCGACAAGCAACAAAAGGGCAAAACAGACCTTTCAATAAGATGAATTTACCACCATGATTCCCTAATTGAAAAAGAAAATAAATTGGTAAGTTGGGCCTGGACGGGTCAACCCGCCAAAGACATGTCAGTTGTAGGAAGCTTCAAAATGATAAATTGGTTTGTCTGCTATACCGAACTGTATAGCATGTTTATGACTAAAAGAGGGGGTTCAACAATGCTTATGACTAAAGGAGGGGGTTCAATAAGGGGTGGTGGTTGGTTGAATTTTTTGTCACAGAATTTGCAAGGTATGCTATACCGAACGGTATAGCAGAATTTTTTCTTTTTTTATATATATATTTTTTTATCATATATTACAACTTACTTGAGTCAAACTCACAACCTACTTATTAAAAAGAGATTATGCCGCTAGACCAAATGATACTAAACATTGATAACACAATTTTGGGTACTCCTATTGTTGTCCTTGACTAATTGGTTTCATTAGCAATATTCCAACCAAACTCCCCAGATTGCTGAGCTGATGAGTTAAAAGAGTGGGCAGATAGTGAAGCAACTAACACCAACCCTACACAGTCAATAATCAGCTCACCTGAAATTATGAAGTTCCCAGTAAAGCAAGTCACCCTTTTCCTCTCTTTCTAATTCTCTGGTTTCTTGAACCTCTCCCAACTCCCAGAACTTCCATTTTTCCATTGCCAACAACTAAACAGTACGAAAGCAATACCAAGTCAACTACATAGTTTTCCATGTGTCTTAAGTTTATCCCTTTTATCAAAGCTGGCTTCTTCTCTAGGTTAACTTGTGTGGTAACACCAAGTTTGGTGTGTTAGCTCATCTCCCATAATATCCCTCAGACACTCCACAAATATCGCATTTTCTCTCAAGCTTTCACTCTTTCCTCACAATGGAGTTGCCGGTGAAGAATCCGGTCCGTGGTGGCCAGAGAACTCCATACAGACTTGAAACCAGAAATCTGAGCTACAAACTATGTGCTCAGTTTGATGAAATGAAGGTGCTTTGTGGTGCTGCTAGTTCCAGGAGAGTTCCAACCTTCATTTTGAAGAATGTGAACTGTGAAGCAAGGCCTGGTGAGATAACTGCAATAGCTGGTCCAAGTGGAGCTGGGAAAACCACGATGCTAGAGATTCTTGCTGGAAAGATCTCCCCAAGGAAAGTGTGTAGTGGTCAAGTGCTGGTTAATAATCTTCCCATGGAGGCTGAAAGTTTTCGGCGAATGTCAGGGTATGTTACTCAAGATGATGCTCTATTCCCATTACTTACAGTCGAAGAAACACTAACGTATAGTGCCCTACTGAGGCTTCCTGGTGGGAGAAAAGAGGCTGCAGCCAAAGTGAGGCAGCTGATGAAAGAGCTTGGGCTGGAACATGTTGCGGCTTCAAGAATCGGTGGGGGATCATCAAGCAATAATGGCATTTCAGGTGGAGAAAGGCGCAGAGTTTCGGTTGGAGTTGATTTAGTGCATGATCCAGCTGTGATTCTGATTGATGAACCAACTTCAGGCCTGGATTCTGCCTCAGCTTTCCATATAGTGTCATTGCTCAAAACAATGGTTGTCAATCAAGGCAAGACTATTGTTCTCACCATTCATCAACCTGGTTTTCGGATCCTAGAGTTGTTTGATCGCCTTGTTCTGCTTTCCAGTGGAACTGTCATGCACAACGGATCCATGCGTCTTCTCAAAGAAAGGCTCAAGTTTGCAGGCCATCGCATCCCCAACCATGTCAACATGCTTGAATTTGCAATCGATGTTATTGAAAGCTTGGATACACAAATCCCAGAAGCCTTAAGCAACCAACGTTTCCTCAGAGGTAATCATAAGTTTGAGCTTCATTTTCACAGTTCAGAAGAAAAGAAGCAACTCCACCGGAATTCTAGACTCGAGGAAGTTGTTATACTAGGAGAAAGATTTTGCAGCAACATTTTCAGAACCAAGCAACTGTTTGTCACAAGAGTCATACAAGCCTTGGTAGCTGGGTTACTACTGGGAACCATATTTCTGAATGTAGGCAGAGAACAAAGTACAATTGCTTTACAAACCCAAACTGGTTTTTTTGCCTTCAGCCTCACTTTCTTGCTATCGTCCACTACAGAAGGCCTGCCGATTTTTTTACAAGAGAGAAGAATACTAATGAGTGAGACTTCCAAAGGAGCTTATAGAGTTTCCTCTTATGTTATAGCAAATACCCTCATATTTCTTCCTTTCCTTTTGATGGTCGGTATTCTCTTTTCCACTCCGGTTTACTGGTTGATTGGATTGAGGGGAGACGTCGACAAGTTCATCTACTTCAATCTTGTGGTCTGGATGGTTCTTCTGATGTCCAATTCTGTTGTAGCATGTTTCAGCGCTCTCGTGCCGAACTTCATCATGGGGACATCAGTTGTTTCAGGGCTAATGGGATCATTCTTTCTCTTTTCGGGCTACTTCATTCCGAAGGATAACATTCCAAGTTACTGGCTTTTCATGCATTACTCGAGTCTTTTCAAGTACCCTTTTGAGTGCTTTATGATAAATGAGTATGGAGGGGAGCAGGGAAGAAGGTGCATTCAGATTATTGATGGAGTATGCAATCTATATGGGAATGACTTGTTAAGACAGCAGACTTTGAGAGACACACAAAAATGGAGTAATTTGGCCGTGATGCTGGGTTTCATAGTTGGATATAGAGTCCTTTGTTTTCTTATTCTGTGGTACAGATGCTACAGAAATAGAAACTAGCTAGAAAGTTTTCATATAGAGATATACAAATTGTTGATGTGGTTCCTGTTTTCAATTCTTTTGTATATTCTTTTAGGATGATCAAACTACAATATCATCTTCATATATAAAAAACTAGCCATTACTGAAAGCTAGCCATTACTGGGTTTGGTACCTCAATTCCACAATACTGTTTAATTTCAGCCTTTCTCCGAGAGCACATGCATTCAAGTTCAATCTGGGTTCTAGCACACAGTATTCATCAAAAAGAGAAGGTCTCTATACATGATACCTGGATATAGACGCAGGAATGTAAGGGTCTTTATATAGTCAGGAGTCGGGACTTTCTTTACAGACTAAAGAAGATAAAGCCTAGGTGATTATAAAACTTTACATGAATACTGTTACCCTACAAAATGGTTGAAGGGCTATTTCATAGCTTAGGAAAGCAAAGAATGATATGGCCACTTGGTCTCCAAAACAAGTAAACAACTAATATGGATCCTAACCAAACAAAACAGTACCAGAAAGATGCTTCGCAGTCCTAATTGGTTCGGTCATATATAGAATTGAAGGTCATGGTAGCAAATGAAGTAGTGACTTGTTCTGAGGAAGATGACGATTGGAGAACCCTTCCAGAAGGTGATAATGAGTAAGATGAGTGTTTAACTTCAGCTGAATCTCTCTGATCCATGAACTCAGAAAGCAT from Fragaria vesca subsp. vesca linkage group LG3, FraVesHawaii_1.0, whole genome shotgun sequence harbors:
- the LOC101295604 gene encoding uncharacterized protein At3g15000, mitochondrial-like, with product MATHFLSRSFPKTLAPLSSSFLSRSLSTATSATTATLSSAYSRSSLSLLHRLRPLAGAAISSAGKLSPPVVRCFSANATTSSLRDPNPNWSNRPPKETILLDGCDFEHWLVVMEPPEENTTREELIKEYIKTLAMVVGSEEEARMKIYSVSTKCYFAFGALVSEELSYKLKDLPKVRWVLPDSYLDVKNKDYGGEPFINGEAVAYDPKYHEEWIRNNSRANERNRRNDRPKNFDNSRNFNNRRENMQRRDFQNRGAPPMPNQPGPNGPGNAGPPNNMSPPSNMPPPPVNGAPMPPNMSAPPNYNNVQQPNNNWGGGQPTYNQGPPNNYNQGPPNNYNQGPPNNYNQGPPNNYSQGPPNNYNQMPPNNNMRGPPPPQMGGQPAPSWSDPAQYQTNYSPERDNGGGQNRY
- the LOC101298977 gene encoding ABC transporter G family member 10-like encodes the protein MELPVKNPVRGGQRTPYRLETRNLSYKLCAQFDEMKVLCGAASSRRVPTFILKNVNCEARPGEITAIAGPSGAGKTTMLEILAGKISPRKVCSGQVLVNNLPMEAESFRRMSGYVTQDDALFPLLTVEETLTYSALLRLPGGRKEAAAKVRQLMKELGLEHVAASRIGGGSSSNNGISGGERRRVSVGVDLVHDPAVILIDEPTSGLDSASAFHIVSLLKTMVVNQGKTIVLTIHQPGFRILELFDRLVLLSSGTVMHNGSMRLLKERLKFAGHRIPNHVNMLEFAIDVIESLDTQIPEALSNQRFLRGNHKFELHFHSSEEKKQLHRNSRLEEVVILGERFCSNIFRTKQLFVTRVIQALVAGLLLGTIFLNVGREQSTIALQTQTGFFAFSLTFLLSSTTEGLPIFLQERRILMSETSKGAYRVSSYVIANTLIFLPFLLMVGILFSTPVYWLIGLRGDVDKFIYFNLVVWMVLLMSNSVVACFSALVPNFIMGTSVVSGLMGSFFLFSGYFIPKDNIPSYWLFMHYSSLFKYPFECFMINEYGGEQGRRQQTLRDTQKWSNLAVMLGFIVGYRVLCFLILWYRCYRNRN